The Drosophila yakuba strain Tai18E2 chromosome X, Prin_Dyak_Tai18E2_2.1, whole genome shotgun sequence DNA segment ATAAGTACTTAATGCAAACagtaaatattcaaaaaatacCAAGAACGAGCATAGGTGATGTTTAACAATAACATATCAAATGTGTAATATCTCCGTCGAAGACAACCATTAACCATTAGAGcaatacaaattcaaaatacaaAAGGTGCTGTGTACAAATATCAGTGCTCAGTATCTCTGGGAGAATCACTTCTGTTGGAAGGGATCCTTCTGGATGTACGTGTCCAGTCGCTGCTCGCCATCGGATTCCACCTGAGATAGCTGGCCGAAGCCCTCCTCGTCGACGAAGCAGATCTCATGACCATCGGGATCGCCGAGAATCACCACCGTAACGGTGGCCTTACCCGGCGTATCCAAGGTAATCAAGGGTGTTAGAATGGCGCCGCCAGCTGCTTTAACCGCCTCGTGGAGCGGCGGTTGCTCGGCTGCCGGAATGGCAAAGGCAATTCGTCCATAAGCCTTGGCTCTATTTATTGGCTCTGCGATCTGGGTGATTTCCAGCGAAGCCTGCTGTTCGCCGTAACTCAAACGCAGGCTTGCTTCGCTCTCCTCGAGAACTTTCAGTTTCAGCAAATCGTGCCAGTATTTGCGCGACTTCTGCAGATTGCTCACATTCAGCTCCACCGATTGGACAGGATCGGAGCTAGCGGACGGCTGATCGATCACATAGAACTTATAGCCATCGGGGGAGGTCAGCAGACTACCGGCCTTTCCAGCCACCTGTGTCACAGGATACGAGTGCTCAGCGGCCCGAGAAAGGATATCCTTTGAGTGAATCGTCACGCCTCCGAAATCATTGCCTGAATGGAAAAGAGTAAGTATTGATTAACaggatttataaaaatagtacaaaaacttgggaaaaataattaaaagggAAATATTACTTAAGCAattattgctgttgttttaattcttttaGTGGGTTTAAAAATATCATGCAGCTCTCAGATTTTCCTTATCAGTCAATTTATGTGAAGCACAGAAATCCTCAATGcggtttaaaataaaactactGATTGATTTCTACCTACTCAAAGATAACTTTGTGCGTATTCATAAAGCAAACGATTAATAACCAACAATCTTTAGCGAATTATGCCCAGTCACTTATCGAAAAGCTATTAATAGTAAAccacttaattaaaaagtggTCGAAGATAGAGTAAGTCATTTGTACGCTAAGATAAGCCAGTTTACAAGTGTTAGATTTTAAAGCGCGGTATATAGGGTGGTTAGTATGTTTAAgatttggtttaattttaaaccaaatttttaattggaaatGACGAGCATTTTTATCTGGTATACATATGTCTCACCCATTTCGTAGCTGCTCACTCCATA contains these protein-coding regions:
- the LOC6526130 gene encoding glyoxalase domain-containing protein 4 — translated: MSAISGRALHYVFKIGDRAKNAFFFRQILGMKVLRHEEFKEGCDAACNGPYDNRWSKTMVGYGPESSHFVIELTYNYGVSSYEMGNDFGGVTIHSKDILSRAAEHSYPVTQVAGKAGSLLTSPDGYKFYVIDQPSASSDPVQSVELNVSNLQKSRKYWHDLLKLKVLEESEASLRLSYGEQQASLEITQIAEPINRAKAYGRIAFAIPAAEQPPLHEAVKAAGGAILTPLITLDTPGKATVTVVILGDPDGHEICFVDEEGFGQLSQVESDGEQRLDTYIQKDPFQQK